A genome region from Corallococcus exiguus includes the following:
- a CDS encoding type III PLP-dependent enzyme domain-containing protein, translating to MSLRRRLVGTAKRQLKQTLGPVVQRAMAPARAFLPPETWGLESRAGQGLFLEGVSLSQLATEYGSPLHVVHMAALHRNADAFQAVPPGAAAGCEVYYSYKTNPVPGVLSALHARGVGAEVISAYELWLALKLGVAPERIVYNGPVKSEASIRESVTRGIGLLAANHREELDVFSRHAAELGKRPRVAVRVTTMSGWNSQFGTPIVGGQALAAYRQAMSYGNLDVVGLHAHRGELIRTEAELEGFVGAVLDFADELHRELGLELEVLDLGGSLCTPTVEHIEQRDWRLNLTFQRDLPAPDFAAALSIERYVAKVVSQVEAHYAKQGRKRPRIFLEPGRAMTGNTQLLLGRVHALKDGGERTWAALDMGINHAECVRNEYHQLFHVEQPAAPAHRAYTVVGPVCTPADTLYHAVRLPELKVGDTLAIMDAGAYFVPFGTSFSFPQPGIVGVEGGKVRRLRRAETHEDLITFDDPVPAAPRSAG from the coding sequence GTGAGCCTGCGTCGTCGTCTCGTTGGAACCGCCAAGCGCCAGTTGAAGCAGACCCTGGGGCCCGTCGTGCAGCGCGCGATGGCCCCCGCCCGCGCCTTCCTCCCGCCGGAGACGTGGGGCCTGGAGTCGCGCGCCGGCCAGGGCCTCTTCCTGGAGGGCGTGTCGCTGTCCCAGCTGGCCACTGAGTACGGCTCGCCTCTGCACGTGGTGCACATGGCGGCGCTGCACCGCAACGCGGACGCGTTCCAGGCGGTGCCCCCGGGCGCGGCGGCCGGCTGCGAGGTGTACTACTCGTACAAGACCAACCCGGTGCCGGGCGTGCTGTCCGCGCTGCACGCGCGCGGCGTGGGCGCGGAAGTGATTTCCGCCTATGAGCTGTGGCTCGCGCTCAAGCTGGGCGTGGCGCCGGAGCGCATCGTCTACAACGGCCCGGTGAAGTCGGAAGCGTCCATCCGCGAGTCCGTCACCCGGGGCATCGGCCTCCTGGCCGCGAACCACCGCGAGGAGCTGGACGTCTTCTCACGCCACGCGGCGGAGCTGGGCAAGCGCCCGCGCGTGGCCGTGCGGGTGACGACGATGTCGGGCTGGAACTCGCAGTTCGGCACGCCCATCGTGGGAGGCCAGGCGCTGGCGGCGTACCGGCAGGCGATGTCTTACGGCAACCTGGACGTGGTGGGCCTGCACGCGCACCGGGGCGAGCTCATCCGCACGGAAGCGGAGCTGGAGGGCTTCGTCGGCGCTGTGCTGGACTTCGCGGACGAGCTGCACCGCGAGCTGGGGTTGGAGCTGGAGGTGCTGGACCTGGGCGGCAGCCTCTGCACGCCGACGGTGGAGCACATCGAGCAGCGGGATTGGCGGCTCAACCTCACCTTCCAGCGCGACCTGCCCGCGCCGGACTTCGCGGCGGCGCTCTCCATCGAGCGGTACGTGGCGAAGGTGGTGTCCCAGGTGGAGGCGCACTACGCGAAGCAGGGCCGCAAGCGCCCGCGCATCTTCCTGGAGCCGGGCCGCGCGATGACGGGCAACACGCAGTTGCTCCTGGGCCGGGTGCACGCGCTCAAGGACGGCGGCGAGCGGACGTGGGCGGCGCTCGACATGGGCATCAACCACGCCGAATGCGTGCGCAACGAGTACCACCAGCTCTTCCACGTCGAGCAGCCGGCCGCGCCCGCGCACCGGGCGTACACGGTGGTGGGCCCCGTCTGCACCCCGGCGGACACGCTGTACCACGCGGTGCGGCTGCCGGAGCTGAAGGTGGGCGACACGCTGGCCATCATGGACGCGGGCGCGTACTTCGTGCCCTTCGGCACGTCCTTCTCCTTCCCGCAGCCGGGCATCGTGGGCGTGGAGGGCGGGAAGGTGCGGCGCCTGCGCCGGGCGGAGACGCACGAGGACCTGATCACCTTCGATGATCCGGTCCCCGCTGCCCCTCGCTCCGCGGGCTGA
- a CDS encoding arginyltransferase yields the protein MAVLLAHEIENPRPCSYLPEREASLETLLMRNVTAQEYEHLLVRGWRRFGPQYFRPACASCHECVSLRVPVAGFTPNRSQRRARAACAHLRVEVGPPRVDEERLALYRAWHADRESSRDWESSELGAREYSFQFAFPHPSAREVAWYDDSDPAGPKLVGLGLCDETPHAWSAVYFFYDPAYGRLSLGKASVLFQVELARERGIPYVYLGYRVLACDSLRYKAGFRPHELLEGRPALDAPPEWRAAADAQEAAADAPAPELVGPEAVLRNR from the coding sequence ATGGCCGTCCTGCTGGCACACGAAATCGAAAATCCGCGCCCGTGCAGCTATCTGCCGGAGCGGGAGGCGTCCCTGGAGACGCTGCTGATGCGCAACGTGACGGCGCAGGAGTACGAGCACCTGCTGGTGCGCGGATGGCGCCGCTTTGGTCCGCAGTACTTCCGGCCCGCCTGCGCGTCGTGTCACGAGTGCGTGTCCCTGCGCGTGCCGGTGGCGGGCTTCACGCCCAACCGCAGCCAGCGCCGGGCCCGCGCCGCGTGCGCGCACCTGCGCGTGGAGGTGGGCCCGCCGCGCGTGGACGAGGAGCGCCTGGCGCTGTACCGCGCGTGGCACGCGGACCGTGAGTCATCCCGCGACTGGGAGTCGTCCGAGCTGGGGGCGCGCGAGTACTCGTTCCAGTTCGCCTTCCCGCACCCGTCCGCGCGCGAGGTGGCCTGGTACGACGACAGCGACCCCGCGGGCCCGAAGCTGGTGGGCCTGGGCCTGTGCGACGAGACACCGCACGCATGGAGCGCGGTGTACTTCTTCTACGACCCGGCCTACGGGCGGCTGTCCCTGGGCAAGGCGAGCGTGCTGTTCCAGGTGGAGCTGGCGCGCGAGCGGGGCATCCCCTACGTGTATCTGGGCTACCGCGTGCTGGCGTGCGATTCGCTGCGCTACAAGGCCGGCTTCCGCCCGCATGAGCTGCTGGAAGGCCGCCCCGCGCTGGACGCGCCCCCCGAGTGGCGTGCCGCGGCTGACGCGCAAGAAGCCGCGGCGGACGCGCCCGCGCCGGAGCTGGTGGGCCCGGAGGCGGTGCTCAGGAACCGCTGA
- a CDS encoding glycosyltransferase produces MSSVDVSVVMPTYKREKDVVEAIHSALRQEGVQVEVIVLDDSAEGTARDAVQGIGDARVRYFKQEVPSKGRPALVRNHGATLARGRYLHFLDDDDMLADGALKSMVSALDARPDAGVAVGWVVPFSEDPEWLEDKSTYFERVAQVGATTPNSAWTVAHILFLGTLYVNSACMVRREYFQPLGGFDPNIPVYEDVDFYMRGIRRYGHVYVNRPILNYRVGKPSLMNDLGKTGAKVEKSVAESNAIIHNKYRREHGELEYRLLQLATRALKDRFGLTRFLPLKLPGVS; encoded by the coding sequence ATGTCATCAGTCGACGTCTCAGTGGTGATGCCCACGTACAAGCGCGAGAAGGACGTGGTGGAGGCCATCCACTCCGCGCTGCGTCAAGAAGGCGTCCAGGTGGAGGTCATCGTCCTGGATGACTCCGCGGAGGGCACGGCCCGGGACGCGGTGCAGGGCATTGGCGATGCCCGCGTGCGCTACTTCAAGCAGGAGGTGCCATCCAAGGGGCGCCCCGCGCTGGTGCGCAACCACGGCGCCACGCTGGCCAGGGGCCGCTACCTGCACTTCCTGGATGACGACGACATGCTCGCCGACGGGGCGCTCAAGTCGATGGTGTCGGCGCTGGACGCGCGGCCGGACGCGGGCGTGGCGGTGGGCTGGGTGGTGCCCTTCAGCGAGGACCCCGAGTGGCTGGAGGACAAGAGCACCTACTTCGAGCGCGTGGCGCAGGTGGGGGCCACCACGCCCAACAGCGCGTGGACGGTGGCGCACATCCTGTTCCTGGGCACGCTGTACGTGAACTCCGCGTGCATGGTGCGCCGCGAGTACTTCCAGCCCCTGGGCGGGTTCGATCCGAACATCCCCGTCTACGAGGACGTGGACTTCTACATGCGCGGCATCCGCCGCTACGGCCACGTCTACGTGAACCGGCCCATCCTCAACTATCGGGTGGGCAAGCCGTCGCTGATGAACGACCTGGGCAAGACGGGCGCGAAGGTGGAGAAGTCCGTGGCGGAGTCCAACGCCATCATCCACAATAAGTACCGGCGCGAGCACGGCGAGCTGGAGTACCGGCTGCTGCAGCTGGCCACGCGCGCGCTGAAGGACCGCTTCGGCCTCACGCGCTTCCTCCCCCTCAAGCTGCCTGGCGTTTCCTGA
- a CDS encoding carboxylate--amine ligase, whose translation MEEAAYSDEAPAAAIATRPPALLFSANFYGTLAAARCLGRHGVDVTVADTGRLGPASYSRFVSRRVQCPPESQPEAFLQWLVDFGLREPVKHVLYPTSDELAWLISAHRSKLEDLFHLYDPGVDAVYGLLNKRRLYEVGTEVGLNLPRTWFPQSEADLEQVRREANFPVLLKPTTQILHATHRKGQPVASPDDLAREYREFARDTYASMLVKFDPAVVNPMVQEFHPEAAEGIYSLSGFVDESGELFEARAAMKVLQRPRRLGVGVCFESSPLRPDLVAGLTRLCKKLGYHGVFEVEFIQTKDSYLLIDFNPRFYGQMGFDIARGLPLPLLAYHAATGDRDALKRAVEDARDASAAHEDAVFCNRIALEMLLNLQRLSGALPADEARQWRQWFNTHKATAVDPLIDRDDMMPAAVELATISYGAARHPRAFLRMMVFNR comes from the coding sequence ATGGAAGAGGCCGCCTACTCCGATGAGGCCCCCGCGGCCGCCATCGCGACCCGGCCCCCCGCGTTGCTGTTCTCCGCCAACTTCTACGGCACCCTGGCCGCCGCCCGCTGTCTGGGCCGCCACGGCGTGGACGTGACGGTGGCGGACACCGGCCGGTTGGGGCCGGCCAGCTACTCGCGCTTCGTCAGCCGCCGCGTGCAGTGCCCGCCGGAGTCCCAGCCGGAGGCCTTCCTGCAGTGGCTGGTGGACTTCGGCCTGCGCGAGCCCGTCAAGCACGTGCTCTACCCGACGAGCGACGAGCTGGCGTGGCTCATCTCCGCGCACCGCTCCAAGCTGGAGGACCTCTTCCACCTCTACGACCCGGGCGTGGACGCGGTGTACGGGCTGCTCAACAAGCGCCGCCTCTACGAAGTGGGCACGGAGGTGGGCCTGAACCTGCCGCGCACCTGGTTCCCCCAGTCGGAAGCGGACCTGGAGCAGGTGCGCCGTGAGGCGAACTTCCCGGTGCTGCTCAAGCCCACCACGCAGATCCTCCACGCCACGCACCGCAAGGGCCAGCCGGTGGCCTCTCCGGACGACCTGGCGCGCGAGTACCGCGAGTTCGCGCGAGACACCTACGCGTCCATGCTCGTGAAGTTCGACCCGGCCGTGGTGAACCCCATGGTGCAGGAGTTCCACCCGGAGGCCGCCGAGGGCATCTACAGCCTCTCCGGCTTCGTGGATGAGTCCGGCGAGCTCTTCGAGGCCCGCGCCGCGATGAAGGTCCTCCAGCGTCCGCGCCGCCTGGGCGTGGGCGTCTGCTTCGAGTCCTCGCCGCTGCGCCCGGACCTGGTCGCGGGCCTCACCCGGCTGTGCAAGAAGCTGGGCTACCACGGCGTCTTCGAGGTGGAGTTCATCCAGACGAAGGACTCGTACCTCCTCATCGACTTCAACCCGCGCTTCTACGGGCAGATGGGCTTTGACATCGCGCGGGGGCTGCCCCTGCCGCTGCTCGCGTACCACGCGGCCACCGGAGACCGGGACGCGCTCAAGCGCGCGGTGGAGGACGCGCGCGACGCCAGCGCCGCGCACGAGGACGCGGTGTTCTGCAACCGCATCGCGCTGGAGATGCTGCTCAACCTCCAGCGGCTGTCCGGCGCGCTGCCGGCCGACGAGGCCCGGCAGTGGCGGCAGTGGTTCAACACCCACAAGGCGACGGCGGTGGATCCGCTCATCGACCGGGACGACATGATGCCCGCGGCGGTGGAGCTGGCCACCATCTCCTATGGGGCCGCGCGCCACCCCCGCGCCTTCCTGCGGATGATGGTCTTCAACCGCTGA
- a CDS encoding alpha/beta hydrolase: MKKPIHLQPARFIALALVGVLAVAAVIAYRSVRTAHAVLHPARQPLKPVAEGALAERTDVVLHTRDGLTLRGWYVPSRNHAAVVVMHGFAENRTQMLFEAEVLSRAGYGVLLFDSRGHGESEGDLVTWGDHERQDLRAAVDFVSHRDDVDPSRLGVLGFSMGGTTAMLEALDDERLKAVAAAGAYPSLEADTRYSYGKWGPLSVQPVLWTLRLSGVDVDAVDPMKRLCDLKGRPLLLINGDVDEYAPAFLQDALFQAACEPKSYWVVPGAHHGEYAKKAPEEYANRLRGFFDAALLSGS; this comes from the coding sequence GTGAAAAAACCCATCCACCTCCAACCCGCCCGTTTCATCGCGCTCGCCCTCGTGGGCGTGCTCGCGGTGGCGGCCGTCATCGCGTACCGCAGCGTCCGCACCGCACACGCGGTATTGCACCCCGCGCGCCAACCGTTGAAGCCTGTGGCGGAGGGCGCGCTCGCGGAGCGCACGGACGTGGTGTTGCACACGCGGGATGGCCTGACGCTGCGGGGCTGGTACGTGCCGTCGCGCAACCACGCGGCGGTGGTGGTGATGCACGGCTTCGCGGAGAACCGCACGCAGATGCTCTTCGAGGCGGAGGTGCTCTCACGCGCGGGCTACGGCGTGTTGCTCTTCGACTCGCGCGGCCACGGCGAGAGCGAGGGCGACCTGGTGACCTGGGGCGACCACGAGCGCCAGGACCTGCGCGCGGCGGTGGACTTCGTCTCGCACCGCGACGACGTGGATCCATCCCGCCTGGGCGTGCTGGGCTTCTCCATGGGCGGCACCACCGCGATGCTGGAGGCCCTCGATGACGAGCGCCTCAAGGCGGTGGCCGCCGCGGGCGCCTACCCGTCGCTGGAGGCGGACACGCGCTACAGCTACGGCAAGTGGGGGCCGCTGAGCGTCCAGCCGGTGCTCTGGACCCTGCGCCTGTCCGGCGTGGACGTGGACGCGGTGGACCCCATGAAGCGCCTGTGTGATTTGAAGGGCCGGCCGCTGCTGCTGATCAACGGCGACGTCGACGAGTACGCGCCTGCGTTCCTCCAGGACGCGCTCTTCCAGGCCGCGTGCGAACCCAAGTCCTACTGGGTGGTGCCCGGCGCGCACCACGGCGAGTACGCGAAGAAGGCCCCGGAGGAGTACGCGAACCGCCTGCGCGGCTTCTTCGACGCGGCGCTGCTCAGCGGTTCCTGA